The DNA segment TGCATTTATGTGGTACTAATGTGCCTGGTGCTATGTTGTTGCATGCCGAAGCTGCGCCACAAGCCGTCTTGCACAACCCATCTCCATCTATAGCTCCTACTCCGCCATTTCCTGTAATGTATATTCCAGCCCAGTCACCATATACTTTGGCCTCCCTGCCGTCTACGCATTGTACGCAAGACGCTTCATCTGCCAGCCAAGTTCCAGCTAATTAAGAACAGTAAAATAATTAGAGAAATTACGAATATCCGAGTTATCTCGCCGGTATTGGCTTCTTCATCTTTTCTGCTTCTTTCTCAGCTATCTGAAGCGAGAGCTTTGTCTCGTATTCTATGAGCATTTTAACCATCGGGTTTTCTACGTTTACTTTGTATAGCGTAGCACGCCCAATCTTTCTAGTTGCAGTAACTAAACCGAGTTGTTCCAAGTCCTTGAAGTATTTGTAGAACGTGAGCTTGCTCATTCCCAAGGCTTCCACTATTTCTTTCTTCGTAAAGTCGTTCAGCTTGTAGTTTAACAAGTAGTCCAATATCCTGAGTTTGGGTGAACTGCCTAAAGCTTTAATCAGCAACGAGTCGTAGTCTTCCATTTTACCACTGTAATATTTTATCTAACTAAAAGTATATATACATTACCGTTTAAAGGTATTGTTAGTGTACTCATATGAGACGGGACTACGGCGACTCTGAAGTCAGGGCTTTAATCATGGACTGGCTGGAGCGGCATGGAAGATGGGGCGCCCACTATTTTCCGTTAGATACCCTTGTTAACAAGCTTTCCCATGTGGTTAAAAACGATGGAAAGCGGATAAGGAAGGTAGTTAAAAAACTTTTAGACGAGGGATACATACTTATCCATAAAGGCGGAAATACAATATCACTAAACCCGACCAGAAGCAGAGATATAGTAGAGTACATAACAAGAGTCATGAAACTATAGGTTTGTTGCAGCTTTTGCAGTTTAGCAAAACGTTAGATGCGCATCATTCTATGCTTTATGAAAAAAGGTTCAGGATACCAGTAAGGACTGAAAACATAAGAGCAGGCTTTTGGCAGCCTTGTTATAAGTTTTGAGCTCGGATGAAGTGTTACTTCCTTGAACCTTTGCATCTCTGTCTCGCTCATAGCTGCCATTATGAAATACGTACCAATGTTACGCACTTCTGGAGGAATGCTTGTCGAGTATTGAGTTACGAGAATGAATCCAACTCCCCTCTTTCCTAACTCATTTATGCAGTATACGAGGTTCTTAGCTTTTAGTAGCCTAGTCTCATCAAGCACGATCAATCGTCTCAGTTCATTTGTCTCTGGCCAGACTGAAGCTTCACCATATATCTCTTGTAGATAATTGGTGATGTCTGTGCGGCCCCTTGTATAGACTATCTTCAATTGGTCATTTTCTTTCAGTCTTTTTGACAGAGTACCATGGGGATCAAAAACTACCACTTCAATACCATTAGCTCTAGCTTCGTTAATGATTATCAAGGATAGAAAGGATTTGCCTATACGTGTCTTGCCGAAGATTATTGCATGACTGGTCAATACGTCGAGAGGAAAGTAGACCACTCTTTTCATGAATTTTCTTTTGACTACTGACTTGACAACATATCCCAGTAGCGCTTTTCTCGACCCTTTTTTCGAGATTTCTTCACCGGGTATGTGTATCTGCTCGTCTATAGGCTCTTCTGTCGGCAGTTCAAGCACCAACGTGAACATCTTTTTCAGGGCTATTGCCACATCTTTGTCAGAACCGAATCCAGCGACATCTTCAGACAAAGCTAAGCAGTAGTATCTCCTAGCTTCACGAAAAAAGGGAAAAAACTCTGGGTTAAAGACAATGATGGGGTCTCGGACATCGGAGCATTCCACAAAATACGTCTTATTTATCTCCATCTTGGCGCTGTATTTTCTGCTTACGATCTCTCTTAGGCAATCTGCCATGCTTTCCTTTGCATCGGTATAGACATAGAAGAATAGTGCGGTAGCGAATAGGTTCCTCTTGATTAGGAAGTAGGGTTTCAGATGCTCTTTTATCTCATTTTCGAGCGATTTTGTCTGTTCAAGGAATCTGCGTGCGTAGTCCTCCTCTTCCTTCATCTGTTTCGGCAAATGCTTGGGATAAGGTCCGCCCATGACATGGGCTTGGCTTTGTTGATTTACCTGAATCCTCAGCGTATCGGCTTTCTCCTTATGATACTCATAGTTCCTCCTTGCCCAGTTGCGCCTGCCTTCCAGCTCTTCGGGGACATCCGGTTCAGTCTTGAATGGCGATTTGCTAATTGTAATTAAGACAGCTTTGAAAACCGGACTCCTCGACAGATGGTCAAGCAGGCTTGCAACCGCACGCCACTGAACATCCTTCTCAAAGCTTAACCCGAACCTTCTAACGTAATTCTCCTTGTCCACAACTTCCTTGGCAGCTAAACAGGCAATTCCAATGTATTTCCCATCTTTTTCAATGACGCCCACAGCCTTTTCTTTGTCCCAATACTGCCTGACTTCGGGCTGATACGGCACTAATGTGGGTGGCGCACCTGTGCCTTTCTCTATGCTTCCCTCTCCGTATCTCTGTCTGTATGCCCACATGTACCATTTGGTGTAGTCATCCATTTGGTCTTCCTTCAAGCAATCACCTATCTTGAGGTTGTATTGATCAAAATCCAGCCACGTTTCGAGTGAGAGAAAGCACCTTTCGTATCTATCTTTGCTGTCTTTTCTTCTCTGCATCTTCTCCTTTACCTATTTCTCTTTTTTCTTCTTTCTCTCTCTTTTTCTTCTTCTCTAATTTCACACAAATAATAACACACGGAGCTATCGCCCTTCGCCGTTCTTCCCTGCGCTGTCATGAGGCTCCTTGTCCAGTATCCTGTTAAGAATCTCGCAGTTCCCCTCTTCATCCCTCCAAACATCCACAACTGAGCCGCATTTCTCACAGACTGGCAGGTCATCGTTCCACAGAATCCTCCAAGCATCTATTCCATCATCGCTTCTGAATTCCTGACACTTTGCACAGTAGCCCCTCATTTTTTCCGCTCCCCATCCTCTAAAGGCAGAACGTAGAACTCCCAGCTTGCGGCTTTGCCAAACTTGTACTTGAGGTTCCAGTCTATTTCCGTCAAGATTATGTCGAAAAGTTCGTTGGCTACATCTTTCTTTTTGATATCTTCAAATCTGCGTCCGCGCTCCTTTGCAAGGTACCTTCTCAATGCATTCGAAAGGCTGTTGCTAAGCATTATGATGTACTTGTCCATTTCTAAATCCCTCAGATGATTTCAAAATCGACGCATGTCTTGACTAAGAGTATTGCCTCCTGCCCTAGCTTCCCCTTCAGTTCCCTCAACTGATCTCGCAGGTTCATGTCGTACTGTGAAACCGCGTTGATTAGGATTGACTCTTCCGTGGTTCCCTTAAAACATCCATTACCCCTGACTAAAGTGTAGCCTTCAGAAAAAACATTACCAGCCCATTCTCTAACCATACTGATGTAACTCTCTGTAAGTCTCCTTGAGTCGCTGTCGCTTCCAATGTATATGTCAACCCTGTAAGGCACGCCGTCACTCCTTCATCAAGTTCCTCTTAACGTAGATGGTACTGTTCTCGTAATCGTTAACGATCTCTATTGCACCATTCTTCTCCAAGTCGTCCAGAGCGTCCAAGGAGAATAGATAGACTTTGAGTTTTGCGTAGGCTGTTGGATCCTTTTCAACGTAGTTGTCTATGTCTGAGTTTCCAGTACAGAGTATACAGTCCCTCGTCAAACTGCTTCAACACTTTAAGTGCCAATTTTCGATCAACAGGCATGTAATCACCCTAAACAGAATGGAGAGAGCATATCATCAGCCTTATCGAGAGAAGGAATTCCGATTATGCCATGTTTCAGACAGCAGGTTCGAATACCCCTTCTCTTAGAATTATTCAGACCATTGTACCTAAGGTAGAGCAAATCTTATCTGAGTTGCTGGCGGTAAATCCACTTTTTCAATCGAGAGAGAGCGTGTTGCTCTTGTTCACTAATTTGCTCGCTGTAAACGCCTATTGTTTTAGCTTGCTCCGGATGGTACTTGGAAAACAGGTATGAGTAAATGTGATACCATCTCTCCGAAAATGGGACTGATAGGCTGGCTGTGTGCAAGTAGATCATCGCTTCATAGTCGGTGGCTGTTTCAGCAAGTGGAGTTGATAATCGCTCTATTTCGATTTTGGTTTTCATATAATCAGTCACCATGTCTTCCATGCCTTGAAACACAACGATCGGAGCAAATATCCGCTTGATCTGTCTTTCAAATTTGTCAACCATTCACTCGCCTAGAGCAGATTTGATTTGAAAAAAGAATGAGGATTATTGGCGTGCAAAAAGCTGTTGCTTCCTTATCTAAACGGAAGAAAATTTTTCACCTATCAATAACAAAAATCTCTTTCAAACCTATTTCTTATTTCGGATCGGCTGCAAATCAAGGAACACAAGGTTGAAGAAATGAATTATGAGATCAACAAATGCATAACGGGGCATTGGGCATGCCCGAGACCTCATGGCAAATACACCGAGACTTATCCGCCCACGTTTCTGCAAAGGTTAGACGCTTTGCTGGGTCCGTGCTCTAACAAGAAAATCTTGCACCTCTTTTGTGGTTCAAGCAAATTTGGCGATTTAAGAATCGACATGAACCCAGACGTTAAACCCGATTACATCATAGATTTGAGCAGGGACAAACTACCTTTTAAGAATTGCACATTTGATATGGTTATTGCAGATCCGCCTTATCATGATTTTAAACCATATTCTTTTGTCAAAGAGGCGGTCAGGGTGTTAAAGCCCCTAGGCTTCCTGGTGATTGTACACTTTCTGGTGTACATCGTTCCGAAAGGTTGCGAAAGATGGGCATGCATTTCGGTTGGTTGCGGCCCAAATACTAGAATGAGAGCATTGAACATCTTTAGAAAAAACTTGGCTTAAAAGATTGCCGGCTCTCTAAATCTATTTGTGGCTTTCTGAAAACTAGAATGTACTCATGAACCTTTAATGCGTGAAATCTTTTTGTTCCCTTATTTGCCTCAGCCTGTGCCTTCTTGGCCAAGTTAAGCATCCAAAAGCTTGGGAAGTACATTTTGTTTATTATTATGTCGTGCAAATCAAACCCCGCTAACTGGCAGAGTTTTATCGTATCGGCTCCTATCGGAATAGTCTTCCAACATCTTTGAATATCTTTGACAACAACTACCATGAACTTTCGAGGTTTGAGGACTCGATAACATTCAGAATAGACTTTGAGCATCGCCCCAAGATACGTTTTTCCTGTAGTGTTCCCGATGTTTTTAATGTCTTCGGAGTATCGACATGTCTTCGCTAACTGCGGATCTCTCAAAGCTATGCCGCCCACATGCTTTGAAGAGTTTAAAGCGCCTTCATAAGGTGGACTGAAAACAATTGAGCCAAACTCGCTGATGTTTCCAATATTCTCATGCTTGGAAGAATATGGAATCGGCAAATTCTTCTTTGCAGCAAAAGGTCTGTTTCTTTCTGTTTGCAATTCTTTAGTTGATTCTTCACATATAATCGAATTTTTGCTTCCACCGCCTTTAGTGATTGACAATGCATCATTGTAGGGTGGGCTTAATACGATAGAGCCAAACTTCGGAATGTTTCCGATATTGGCTGAATCTGTAGAATATCCCTGGAATCGTTTAACCCTATCTTGGTAAGAAATTTTCTTGCTCCTTGAGTGAGGCCCTTCGTCCCCCCTTTTCAGAGCGTTGAAATATGGTGGGGAGAAAATTATCGACCCGTAATTCTCAGCCTGCCCGATATTGCTTTTATCGCCATATCTAAGCTTTGCGATGCTTCCATTGCTCCATGCTTCGGTCATCTTTTTTTGCAGCTTAAGTCTCCATGAATACTTGCGGTTTGCATTTTTACCTGCAGCATGTCCTATGCCTTCAGAGTATGGAGGACTGAAAACTATTGAACTAACCTTTGGATTGTTTAGACAAGATAGATTTCTTGCGTCTCCCTTGATGCATATAGCCCTGCCCAAATTTCTGTTCTGGTAGAGCTTCTTCAGATGAGCGATGTTCTTGTTGGCTTGATTTACAAACTTCTTCTCGTATTCGACTCCGACTGCATCCATTCCCAAAAGCTCAGCTTCAATCAACGTAGTTCCTATGCCAGCCATAGGATCCAAGACCGGCGATTCTCCATAGAGCTGCAAAATGGCTCTGGCTAAGCATGGTCTCATCTTTGCGGGATGATCATTGCATAAATAATGGCTTCGTTCACTTTGAGGGTGAACAACGCCAAAATCCCAAACACTGACTAAAATCTCTCTTTTGCCAGACTTGTTTATCGGATGCTCTGTCGTACCGTTAGGAAACCTCACTTTTAGAAGATTGTAACTCTTCCATTTTTCTGTTACCGAAACAGAAGGGTTCCGTTATTTCCCTTCAGCATATTCTACAAAGATGTCAAATGCGCCTGCACTTCCTGACGGGTATAGGTCTAATGAGACTTTGTCATTTCTGTAAATCTCTTCTCTGAAGCTTATAGGAACGACTTTCAATTCACCATAAACATCTCTATACGCTTCTAAGACGCCATTGGCGAAGGAAGTGAAGTCTATGGTTTGCGGATACTCCACAGTTTGAACAGATTTGCCAGCGATGATTATTTCTGAGCGTCCCTCGGTCCAATATAGTTTCAAAGAGATTTTTCTGGGCTTCTCTGCGAAATA comes from the Candidatus Bathyarchaeota archaeon genome and includes:
- a CDS encoding winged helix-turn-helix domain-containing protein, giving the protein MEDYDSLLIKALGSSPKLRILDYLLNYKLNDFTKKEIVEALGMSKLTFYKYFKDLEQLGLVTATRKIGRATLYKVNVENPMVKMLIEYETKLSLQIAEKEAEKMKKPIPAR
- a CDS encoding type IV secretory system conjugative DNA transfer family protein gives rise to the protein MKEDQMDDYTKWYMWAYRQRYGEGSIEKGTGAPPTLVPYQPEVRQYWDKEKAVGVIEKDGKYIGIACLAAKEVVDKENYVRRFGLSFEKDVQWRAVASLLDHLSRSPVFKAVLITISKSPFKTEPDVPEELEGRRNWARRNYEYHKEKADTLRIQVNQQSQAHVMGGPYPKHLPKQMKEEEDYARRFLEQTKSLENEIKEHLKPYFLIKRNLFATALFFYVYTDAKESMADCLREIVSRKYSAKMEINKTYFVECSDVRDPIIVFNPEFFPFFREARRYYCLALSEDVAGFGSDKDVAIALKKMFTLVLELPTEEPIDEQIHIPGEEISKKGSRKALLGYVVKSVVKRKFMKRVVYFPLDVLTSHAIIFGKTRIGKSFLSLIIINEARANGIEVVVFDPHGTLSKRLKENDQLKIVYTRGRTDITNYLQEIYGEASVWPETNELRRLIVLDETRLLKAKNLVYCINELGKRGVGFILVTQYSTSIPPEVRNIGTYFIMAAMSETEMQRFKEVTLHPSSKLITRLPKACSYVFSPYWYPEPFFIKHRMMRI
- a CDS encoding class I SAM-dependent methyltransferase, translated to MNYEINKCITGHWACPRPHGKYTETYPPTFLQRLDALLGPCSNKKILHLFCGSSKFGDLRIDMNPDVKPDYIIDLSRDKLPFKNCTFDMVIADPPYHDFKPYSFVKEAVRVLKPLGFLVIVHFLVYIVPKGCERWACISVGCGPNTRMRALNIFRKNLA
- a CDS encoding DNA methyltransferase, which produces MRFPNGTTEHPINKSGKREILVSVWDFGVVHPQSERSHYLCNDHPAKMRPCLARAILQLYGESPVLDPMAGIGTTLIEAELLGMDAVGVEYEKKFVNQANKNIAHLKKLYQNRNLGRAICIKGDARNLSCLNNPKVSSIVFSPPYSEGIGHAAGKNANRKYSWRLKLQKKMTEAWSNGSIAKLRYGDKSNIGQAENYGSIIFSPPYFNALKRGDEGPHSRSKKISYQDRVKRFQGYSTDSANIGNIPKFGSIVLSPPYNDALSITKGGGSKNSIICEESTKELQTERNRPFAAKKNLPIPYSSKHENIGNISEFGSIVFSPPYEGALNSSKHVGGIALRDPQLAKTCRYSEDIKNIGNTTGKTYLGAMLKVYSECYRVLKPRKFMVVVVKDIQRCWKTIPIGADTIKLCQLAGFDLHDIIINKMYFPSFWMLNLAKKAQAEANKGTKRFHALKVHEYILVFRKPQIDLESRQSFKPSFF